In one Nostoc sp. KVJ3 genomic region, the following are encoded:
- the mfd gene encoding transcription-repair coupling factor, producing the protein MSFSSIVRALARSPLTTEFISKLNRQQELRLNGISRLPKGLVASALAQAQGKDLFVVCATLEEAGRVYAQLEAMGWQTVHFYPTSEASPYEPFDPETEMSWGQMQVLADLGMGNGGGSAVLGFPQVNQLPSLGMGNWEENQNQIPNSSQLPKMAIVATQGALQPHLPPPEAFGQFCLTLKRGMELDLNAFSEKITILGYERVPLVETEGQWSRRGDIVDVFPVSSEFPVRLEWFGDEIEQMREFDPATQRSALDKVDQLILTPTSFSPIVMAALKKSDELGVMSYELNSDSELSTQNSLLLEGSRRFLGLAFEQPASLLNYLSENTLIAIDEPEQCHAHSDRWVENAQEQWGIVHRAVGMGHGEESTPLTLPKIHRSFDECLADIAKFKTLYLSELSEENSGVNLASRSLPVTPHQFAKLAETIRQERDRNFSIWLLSAQPSRSVSLLQEHDCPAQFIPNPRDYQAIDKLQINHIPIALKYSGLAELEGFILPTYRIVIVTDREFFGQHSLATPGYIRKRHKATSKQVDPNKLRPGDYVVHRNHGVGKFVKLESLTINNETRDYLVVQYADGLLRVAADQVGALSRFRAGGDKAPELNRMTGKAWENTKNKVRKAIKKLAVDLLKLYAARSQQQGFSFPGDMPWQEELEDSFPYQPTTDQLKAVQDVKRDMESDRPMDRLVCGDVGFGKTEVAIRAIFKAVTAGKQVALLAPTTILTQQHYHTLKERFAPYPVNVGLLNRFRSAEERRDIQKRLATGELDVVVGTQQLLGKGVAFRDLGLLVVDEEQRFGVNQKEKIKSLKTQVDVLTLSATPIPRTLYMSLSGIREMSLITTPPPTRRAIKTHLSPINSEAIRSAIRQELDRGGQVFYVVPRVDGIEETTANLREVIPGARFAIAHGQMDESELESTMLTFSNGDADILVCTTIIESGLDIPRVNTILIEDAHRFGLAQLYQLRGRVGRAGIQAHAWLFYPKQRTLSDAARQRLRAIQEFTQLGSGYQLAMRDMEIRGVGNLLGAEQSGQMDAIGFDLYMEMLEEAIREIRGQEIPKVEDTQIDLNLTAFIPADYITDLDQKMSAYRAVATAKSKSELKLIAAEWSDRYGTLPVPANQLLRVMELKQLAKKLGFSRIKPEQKQHVVLETPMEEPAWNLLAANLPDNLKTRFVYSPGKVTVRGLGVFKADQQLQNLIDAFGRMQGAIPEAAIV; encoded by the coding sequence ATGTCATTTTCTTCTATTGTGCGTGCCTTAGCGCGATCGCCACTGACCACTGAATTTATTTCTAAGTTAAACCGACAACAAGAATTGCGGTTAAATGGCATTTCTCGATTACCGAAGGGTTTAGTCGCTTCGGCATTGGCACAGGCTCAAGGCAAAGATTTGTTTGTAGTTTGCGCCACTCTGGAAGAAGCTGGACGCGTTTATGCACAACTGGAGGCGATGGGATGGCAAACAGTACATTTTTACCCCACCTCTGAGGCTTCTCCCTACGAGCCTTTTGACCCGGAAACTGAAATGAGTTGGGGACAAATGCAGGTATTGGCGGATTTGGGAATGGGGAATGGGGGAGGCAGTGCGGTCTTGGGGTTTCCCCAAGTGAATCAACTGCCGTCATTGGGTATGGGGAATTGGGAAGAAAACCAAAACCAGATCCCAAATTCCTCGCAATTACCTAAGATGGCGATAGTGGCTACTCAAGGGGCACTGCAACCACATTTACCACCACCAGAAGCTTTTGGGCAATTCTGTCTTACCTTGAAGCGGGGGATGGAATTAGACTTGAATGCCTTCAGTGAGAAAATAACTATTCTGGGGTATGAACGAGTTCCTCTGGTAGAAACAGAAGGGCAATGGAGCCGACGGGGTGATATTGTTGATGTGTTTCCAGTTTCATCTGAGTTTCCAGTCCGGCTGGAATGGTTTGGCGATGAAATCGAGCAAATGCGGGAATTTGACCCTGCTACTCAACGTTCCGCCCTCGATAAAGTTGACCAGTTAATTCTTACCCCTACTAGCTTTTCTCCTATCGTCATGGCGGCACTGAAAAAAAGTGATGAGTTAGGAGTTATGAGTTATGAGTTAAATTCTGACTCAGAACTTAGCACTCAGAACTCATTACTGTTGGAGGGTAGTCGGCGGTTTTTGGGGTTAGCTTTCGAGCAACCGGCATCTCTGCTAAATTATTTATCAGAAAATACCCTGATTGCCATTGATGAGCCAGAACAGTGTCATGCTCATAGCGATCGCTGGGTGGAAAATGCCCAGGAACAATGGGGAATTGTCCATAGGGCAGTGGGTATGGGGCATGGGGAAGAATCTACTCCCCTAACATTGCCGAAAATTCATCGGTCGTTTGATGAGTGTTTGGCTGACATTGCCAAATTTAAAACGTTATATTTATCAGAACTGTCAGAAGAAAATAGTGGGGTCAATCTTGCTAGCCGATCGCTTCCAGTCACGCCACACCAGTTTGCGAAACTAGCTGAAACCATCCGCCAAGAACGCGATCGCAATTTCTCGATCTGGCTGCTTTCTGCTCAACCTTCGCGTTCTGTCTCGCTGTTGCAAGAACATGATTGTCCGGCTCAGTTTATCCCCAATCCCCGCGACTACCAAGCGATCGATAAGCTGCAAATTAACCATATTCCCATAGCCCTAAAATATTCTGGTCTTGCGGAACTCGAAGGTTTTATTCTGCCAACATACCGAATAGTAATCGTTACAGATCGGGAATTTTTTGGACAACATTCCTTGGCGACTCCCGGCTATATCCGCAAACGCCACAAAGCTACTTCTAAACAAGTTGATCCCAATAAACTGCGTCCCGGCGATTATGTGGTTCACAGAAATCATGGTGTTGGCAAATTTGTCAAGCTGGAAAGTTTGACAATTAATAACGAAACCCGTGATTATTTAGTGGTGCAGTATGCTGATGGGTTATTAAGAGTTGCAGCCGATCAAGTCGGGGCTTTATCTCGGTTCCGCGCCGGAGGTGATAAAGCACCAGAACTCAACCGGATGACGGGTAAAGCTTGGGAAAATACCAAGAATAAAGTCCGCAAAGCTATCAAAAAATTGGCGGTGGACTTGTTAAAACTGTATGCAGCGCGATCGCAACAACAAGGTTTTAGCTTTCCAGGTGATATGCCTTGGCAGGAAGAATTGGAAGATTCTTTCCCGTACCAACCCACAACGGATCAACTCAAAGCTGTTCAAGATGTAAAACGCGACATGGAAAGCGATCGCCCAATGGATCGCTTAGTTTGTGGCGATGTCGGTTTTGGAAAGACGGAAGTGGCGATTCGTGCTATTTTCAAAGCAGTCACCGCCGGTAAACAAGTGGCACTCCTTGCGCCAACGACAATTTTAACACAGCAGCATTACCATACACTCAAAGAACGTTTTGCACCTTACCCTGTGAATGTCGGTTTACTCAACCGTTTTCGGTCTGCTGAAGAACGCCGCGATATTCAAAAGCGATTAGCAACGGGTGAACTAGATGTAGTTGTTGGTACACAGCAACTTTTAGGTAAAGGCGTGGCATTCCGGGATTTAGGACTGTTGGTAGTGGATGAAGAACAGCGGTTTGGGGTAAACCAGAAAGAGAAAATTAAAAGCCTAAAAACTCAAGTAGACGTGCTTACCCTTTCAGCCACTCCCATTCCCCGTACCCTGTATATGTCTTTGTCGGGAATTCGGGAAATGAGTTTAATTACCACGCCACCCCCAACCAGACGAGCGATTAAAACCCATCTTTCACCGATAAATTCCGAAGCTATCCGTAGTGCAATTCGTCAAGAATTAGACAGAGGTGGACAGGTTTTTTATGTAGTTCCACGAGTAGATGGAATTGAAGAAACAACAGCCAATTTACGAGAAGTGATACCGGGGGCCAGGTTTGCGATCGCTCACGGTCAAATGGATGAAAGCGAGTTAGAATCAACCATGCTCACCTTCAGTAATGGCGATGCAGATATCCTTGTTTGTACGACAATTATTGAATCTGGCTTAGATATTCCGCGAGTCAACACGATTTTGATTGAAGACGCTCACCGTTTTGGATTAGCACAACTATATCAATTACGCGGTCGTGTGGGACGTGCAGGTATCCAAGCTCATGCTTGGTTATTTTATCCGAAGCAACGGACATTATCTGATGCGGCTCGGCAACGATTACGAGCGATTCAAGAATTTACTCAGCTAGGTTCAGGGTATCAACTAGCGATGCGTGACATGGAAATCAGAGGCGTCGGTAACTTGTTAGGTGCTGAACAATCCGGTCAAATGGATGCCATCGGTTTTGATTTATACATGGAAATGCTGGAAGAAGCAATTCGGGAAATTCGCGGACAAGAAATTCCGAAAGTGGAGGATACCCAAATTGACCTCAACCTCACGGCATTTATTCCGGCAGATTATATCACCGATTTGGATCAAAAGATGAGTGCATACCGGGCGGTGGCTACAGCTAAATCTAAATCAGAATTAAAGCTAATTGCAGCCGAGTGGAGCGATCGCTATGGTACTTTACCCGTCCCTGCAAATCAACTTTTGCGAGTCATGGAACTCAAACAGCTAGCGAAAAAACTCGGATTTAGCCGGATTAAGCCAGAACAAAAGCAGCACGTCGTTTTAGAAACGCCGATGGAGGAACCCGCTTGGAATTTATTGGCGGCGAATTTACCAGACAATCTCAAGACGCGCTTTGTGTATTCGCCTGGTAAAGTGACGGTGCGGGGGTTAGGAGTATTTAAAGCAGATCAACAATTGCAGAATTTGATTGATGCTTTTGGGAGAATGCAAGGTGCGATTCCAGAGGCGGCTATTGTTTAA
- a CDS encoding DUF433 domain-containing protein yields MSDLLRKITVNPKQCGGRPCIRGMRIRVSDVLDLFASGLSAEQILEEMPDLEADDLKAALLYASRKLNHPVLVA; encoded by the coding sequence ATGTCAGACTTACTTAGAAAAATTACAGTTAATCCCAAACAATGTGGTGGTCGCCCATGTATTCGGGGCATGAGAATTCGGGTGTCAGATGTACTGGACTTGTTTGCATCTGGACTTAGTGCTGAACAAATCTTGGAAGAAATGCCCGATCTTGAGGCCGATGATCTCAAAGCAGCACTTCTATACGCATCGCGTAAGCTTAATCATCCAGTGTTAGTAGCATGA
- a CDS encoding DUF5615 family PIN-like protein, producing the protein MMIWVDAHLSPMIATWITSTFGITALSLRDVGLRDAEDLEIFELAKARGVIFITKDSDFVDLVDRLGSPPQIIWLTCGNTSNTRLQEILSATLLEALELLRTGEALVEIRGN; encoded by the coding sequence ATGATGATTTGGGTAGATGCACATTTGTCACCTATGATTGCAACTTGGATTACTAGCACTTTTGGGATAACAGCATTATCTTTACGCGATGTTGGGCTGAGAGATGCTGAAGACCTTGAAATTTTTGAACTAGCCAAAGCTAGAGGAGTTATCTTTATAACCAAGGATAGTGACTTTGTTGACTTGGTTGATCGTCTTGGATCACCACCACAAATTATTTGGTTGACGTGCGGTAATACATCAAATACTCGGTTACAAGAGATATTGAGTGCTACTTTGCTAGAAGCATTAGAGCTTTTGCGAACAGGTGAAGCGTTAGTCGAAATCAGAGGGAACTAG
- a CDS encoding PIN domain-containing protein, producing MYLLDTDVLIDIQRGHAPAITWFASLSELPSVPSFVVMEMIQDSQNKQQLSNALKLVAPLPVVWATEADLTRALSDFTTYHLSHSLGLLDALIAACAVGQGATLCTFNVKHYRVVPGLVMEQPYTR from the coding sequence ATGTATTTGCTAGATACTGACGTTTTGATTGATATTCAACGAGGTCATGCTCCTGCAATAACTTGGTTTGCCAGTTTATCAGAGTTGCCCAGTGTGCCCAGCTTTGTAGTCATGGAAATGATTCAGGATTCTCAAAACAAGCAACAATTGAGTAATGCTTTAAAACTGGTTGCGCCGCTACCTGTAGTCTGGGCTACTGAGGCTGACTTGACTCGCGCCTTGTCTGACTTTACGACCTATCATTTATCTCACAGTTTAGGGTTGTTAGATGCGCTGATAGCTGCTTGTGCTGTTGGGCAAGGTGCAACACTTTGTACATTCAATGTGAAACATTACCGTGTTGTTCCTGGTCTTGTTATGGAACAGCCCTACACGCGTTAA
- a CDS encoding type II toxin-antitoxin system HicB family antitoxin, with protein sequence MKIRSIIHPAEEGGYWAEVPTLPGCITEGDTIEEVMANLKDAIEGWLEVANSRNAIESTDQVVEIAV encoded by the coding sequence ATGAAAATCAGATCAATCATTCATCCAGCAGAAGAAGGCGGCTATTGGGCAGAGGTTCCCACGCTTCCCGGTTGTATCACTGAAGGAGACACCATAGAAGAGGTGATGGCTAATTTAAAGGACGCTATTGAAGGTTGGCTTGAAGTTGCCAACAGTCGTAATGCAATTGAGTCAACAGATCAAGTTGTCGAAATTGCTGTATGA
- a CDS encoding DUF29 domain-containing protein, giving the protein MLSPSLYETDFYAWTQEQATLLRNEQWSQIDLQNLIEEIQSLGKQQRQELRNRLSILIGHLLKWQYQSQRRSRSWLATLRIQRLDIAELLEDNPSLKPYLEEALRKAYLKGVELAVGETDLPKRTFPVECPYSLSEIVDSDFYPGEPSKLVDESEQ; this is encoded by the coding sequence ATGCTTTCACCAAGCCTCTACGAAACTGATTTTTACGCTTGGACACAGGAACAAGCAACTTTACTTCGCAATGAGCAGTGGAGTCAGATTGATCTGCAAAATCTGATTGAGGAGATTCAATCTTTGGGTAAACAGCAACGTCAAGAACTGCGAAACCGTCTTAGTATATTGATTGGACATTTACTAAAATGGCAGTACCAGTCCCAACGCCGTAGCCGTAGCTGGTTAGCAACACTTCGTATTCAACGCTTAGATATTGCTGAACTGCTCGAAGACAATCCTAGTCTAAAACCCTACCTTGAAGAAGCACTTCGCAAAGCCTACCTTAAAGGTGTCGAATTGGCTGTTGGAGAAACAGATTTGCCTAAGCGGACTTTTCCGGTAGAGTGTCCTTACAGCTTGTCAGAGATTGTGGACTCTGATTTTTACCCCGGTGAACCAAGTAAGTTAGTGGATGAATCAGAGCAGTAA
- a CDS encoding NUDIX hydrolase encodes MNKAGEIRVIALGLIRDGERIFLSEGYDPVKQETFYRALGGGVEFGETSREGLQREFQEEIQAELTNIKYLGCIENLFTFNGRQGHEIIQLYQCDFVDSKFYQLESLVFSESQTHKHKALWIDISRLKSGEFRLVPEAFFEYL; translated from the coding sequence ATGAATAAAGCAGGGGAAATTAGGGTAATAGCCTTGGGGCTAATTCGGGATGGCGAACGCATATTTCTTTCTGAAGGCTACGATCCTGTAAAGCAAGAGACATTTTATCGGGCTTTAGGCGGTGGGGTTGAATTTGGCGAAACCAGTCGTGAAGGACTACAACGGGAGTTTCAAGAGGAAATTCAGGCAGAATTAACGAATATTAAATATCTAGGTTGTATAGAAAACCTGTTTACATTTAATGGTAGGCAAGGTCATGAGATTATTCAGCTTTATCAATGCGATTTTGTTGATTCAAAATTTTATCAACTAGAAAGTTTAGTTTTTTCAGAATCACAAACTCATAAACATAAAGCGTTATGGATTGATATCTCTCGCTTGAAATCTGGGGAATTCAGATTAGTACCTGAAGCATTTTTTGAATATCTATAG
- a CDS encoding DUF3531 family protein, producing the protein MEIQFREINPFDMWIWLKFNTNPSAREKQYVEEVFNSWFYLGKLGAFNAENLQVQDTGLDISYMNYDAQGYDKSLLALMHNIGEFEYEGQWGRCWFDLGTSDAIALDILLNALTQLSEEYVTIEELYIGGENPDWPIEDSESRPQSIYDN; encoded by the coding sequence ATGGAAATTCAGTTCCGCGAAATTAATCCTTTTGATATGTGGATTTGGCTGAAATTTAACACAAATCCTTCTGCGCGTGAAAAGCAGTATGTAGAAGAAGTTTTCAATTCCTGGTTTTATCTAGGTAAATTGGGTGCATTTAATGCAGAGAATCTTCAGGTGCAGGATACTGGACTCGATATCAGCTACATGAATTATGATGCACAGGGGTATGACAAAAGCCTGTTAGCACTGATGCACAACATCGGTGAGTTTGAATATGAAGGACAGTGGGGGCGTTGTTGGTTTGACTTAGGAACCAGTGATGCGATCGCTCTGGATATTCTACTCAACGCTCTCACACAGCTAAGTGAAGAATATGTCACTATTGAAGAATTGTACATCGGCGGTGAAAACCCAGACTGGCCTATTGAGGATAGCGAAAGCCGTCCTCAATCTATTTACGATAATTAG
- a CDS encoding Sll0314/Alr1548 family TPR repeat-containing protein — protein sequence MNKRFFSPRLVVSARLTTLAQTTFSAAIALNLWVNPSLAGDPFRNREPHQIGDQTEAAFKAIFQQGNYPIADRYLEQAISKEPNEPLAYAIKASLAHGNKDWAKLDTYSQKTLETGQKLISSDPLRGNLYTAVGHFLEGAVILTREGTVNGVPQAFGRLRQVYEYLDKAEAISANDPELNLIKGYMDLLLAVNLPFASPDQAIGRLEQNAAPGYLVDRGIALAYRDLKRYPQALEYVNRALKTTSDNPEIYYLKAQILKKLGQQQKSQQMIQEAIANFDKALTKKPQLPGDLVKQIERERRSAVSLNNAG from the coding sequence ATGAATAAAAGGTTTTTTTCGCCTAGATTAGTAGTGTCTGCAAGACTGACTACCCTTGCTCAGACTACTTTTAGCGCTGCGATCGCACTTAATCTATGGGTCAATCCCTCCCTGGCTGGCGATCCGTTTCGCAATCGTGAACCCCATCAAATTGGCGACCAAACAGAAGCAGCTTTTAAAGCGATTTTCCAACAGGGCAACTATCCAATAGCAGATCGTTATCTAGAACAAGCAATATCGAAAGAACCAAATGAACCTCTAGCTTATGCGATAAAGGCATCTTTAGCACACGGAAATAAGGATTGGGCGAAACTAGACACCTACAGTCAGAAAACTCTAGAAACCGGACAAAAACTGATTTCTAGCGATCCATTACGTGGTAATTTATACACTGCCGTTGGTCATTTTTTAGAGGGAGCAGTTATTCTCACCCGTGAGGGTACTGTCAACGGTGTGCCGCAAGCCTTTGGTCGATTACGGCAAGTTTATGAATATTTAGATAAAGCTGAAGCAATTTCTGCCAACGATCCAGAACTGAATTTAATCAAGGGTTATATGGATTTATTGTTAGCGGTTAATTTGCCGTTTGCTAGCCCAGATCAGGCAATTGGACGTTTAGAACAAAATGCTGCTCCTGGGTATCTAGTAGATCGGGGTATTGCTCTTGCTTACCGGGATTTAAAACGGTATCCACAAGCACTAGAATATGTCAATCGCGCACTTAAAACCACATCCGATAATCCAGAAATTTATTATCTCAAAGCCCAAATCCTGAAAAAACTGGGACAACAGCAAAAAAGCCAGCAGATGATCCAGGAAGCGATCGCTAATTTTGACAAAGCATTGACTAAAAAACCCCAACTCCCAGGCGATTTAGTCAAACAAATTGAGCGTGAACGCAGAAGTGCTGTTAGCCTAAATAATGCTGGGTAA
- a CDS encoding ABC transporter ATP-binding protein, with product MLYLRNVNYHPTACPTAILKSINLELAPQQLGLIIGPSGSGKSTLLEILSGLAEPTTGALFWREQELIAEQLQQLAGLVFQFPERHFCGGSILEELRLGHPELGSERVRQSLSEVGLEHLSLSAAPHALSGGQQRRLALAVQLIRQPNLLLLDEPTAGLDWSMRRQLVNLLAKLKQDWTLLVVTHDAGDLLAIADSCWTLNHGELQSVDPKTLEAKVKEPLPSV from the coding sequence ATGCTCTATCTCCGAAATGTAAATTATCATCCTACAGCGTGTCCAACAGCGATTCTTAAATCGATCAACTTAGAATTAGCACCCCAGCAACTAGGTCTGATTATTGGCCCCAGTGGTTCAGGAAAAAGTACCTTATTAGAAATTTTGTCGGGATTAGCAGAACCCACTACAGGCGCACTCTTCTGGCGGGAACAAGAACTTATAGCCGAACAGCTACAACAATTGGCTGGGTTGGTATTTCAGTTTCCAGAACGACACTTTTGCGGTGGTTCGATTTTAGAAGAATTGCGTTTAGGACATCCTGAGTTAGGCTCAGAACGAGTCAGACAATCCTTAAGTGAGGTGGGATTAGAGCATTTATCGCTTTCTGCCGCCCCTCATGCTTTAAGTGGTGGTCAGCAACGACGTTTAGCTTTGGCGGTGCAATTGATTCGCCAGCCAAATTTACTGTTATTAGATGAACCCACCGCTGGGTTAGATTGGTCAATGCGTCGGCAACTGGTAAATTTATTAGCGAAATTGAAACAAGATTGGACGTTGTTGGTAGTGACACACGATGCTGGGGATCTGTTAGCGATCGCAGATAGTTGCTGGACACTTAACCACGGCGAACTACAATCAGTAGACCCAAAGACACTAGAAGCCAAAGTCAAAGAACCTTTACCATCGGTATGA